One Succinivibrio dextrinosolvens DNA window includes the following coding sequences:
- the tnpB gene encoding IS66 family insertion sequence element accessory protein TnpB: MSILSGTGRIYMVREPVCGRFGMHRLLAMISSNSLGVKWNGIDEITVVTFNKRKTICKILHIDPCGVDCTTRILNTGRFQVMLDEDQIPIHLTRDELETLLMEGTAPDKAFPLKIAC; encoded by the coding sequence ATGTCTATTTTATCCGGAACCGGCAGAATCTATATGGTTCGTGAACCAGTTTGTGGTCGTTTTGGCATGCACAGACTATTAGCCATGATTTCCTCAAATTCACTTGGTGTCAAATGGAATGGTATCGATGAGATAACAGTGGTTACCTTCAATAAGCGTAAAACGATTTGTAAGATACTTCATATAGATCCCTGCGGTGTGGACTGTACCACTCGTATTCTTAACACGGGCAGATTCCAGGTAATGCTTGATGAGGACCAGATACCAATTCATTTGACCCGCGACGAGCTGGAGACACTTCTGATGGAAGGTACGGCACCAGACAAAGCTTTTCCTCTCAAGATAGCCTGTTAG
- a CDS encoding tyrosine-type recombinase/integrase encodes MEVVIMKCSSCDLTILSALLIKRLKKLCFKNSSIKIYEWGLNKLDLYMRQLNLSSFSKSVGLKFIEYLEKLDPKVCPKTVIKFSKTLINRLVDELNNDFKICHFPSVLPVVNENFQTVIDEYCNYVSTFNSPGSVRHKRDTITKLCAYFEQAGGYSFLELNPVLVGQACLKFQNHGILWIVRDFLRYLFDKKILLADFSAIVPKHKQPQTVPSIYTEEELLKVGKAIKSEGETVKEKRDFAMFMLAAKLGLRCGDIVRLSIDNFNFSDKTLVLTTHKCPTFLQLALTDDIIDAVQEYYSVRPKSEYKELF; translated from the coding sequence TTGGAGGTTGTTATTATGAAATGTTCCAGCTGTGATTTAACTATTTTATCAGCCTTACTTATAAAACGTTTAAAAAAACTTTGTTTTAAAAACAGTTCAATAAAAATATATGAATGGGGACTGAATAAATTAGACCTGTACATGAGACAGCTTAATCTGTCTTCTTTTTCTAAATCTGTTGGATTAAAGTTCATAGAGTATCTAGAAAAACTTGATCCTAAGGTATGTCCAAAAACTGTTATAAAATTTTCTAAAACGCTAATAAATAGACTTGTAGATGAGTTAAATAATGATTTTAAAATATGTCATTTCCCTTCAGTCTTACCGGTTGTTAATGAAAACTTTCAAACAGTAATTGATGAATATTGTAATTATGTTAGCACTTTTAATAGTCCGGGCTCGGTAAGACATAAAAGAGATACAATTACAAAACTATGCGCATATTTTGAACAGGCCGGAGGGTATTCTTTTTTAGAGCTTAATCCTGTTCTAGTTGGTCAAGCTTGTCTCAAATTTCAAAACCATGGAATCCTGTGGATTGTAAGGGATTTTTTAAGGTATCTCTTTGATAAAAAAATCCTGTTGGCTGATTTTTCTGCTATTGTCCCCAAGCATAAACAACCTCAGACTGTTCCTTCCATTTATACAGAGGAAGAGCTTTTAAAAGTAGGGAAAGCTATAAAGTCGGAAGGTGAGACAGTAAAAGAAAAACGAGATTTCGCAATGTTTATGCTAGCAGCAAAATTAGGTCTTAGATGCGGTGATATTGTCAGATTATCCATAGATAACTTTAATTTTTCAGATAAGACGTTAGTTTTGACTACGCATAAATGTCCAACATTTTTACAGCTTGCGTTGACTGATGACATTATCGATGCTGTTCAAGAATATTATTCAGTACGCCCAAAGTCTGAATACAAGGAACTATTTTAA
- a CDS encoding IS66 family transposase: MDEDGNPCREFEKMKWEQDLKDAQSFVDKISNAFHICNDITARCKQNPSLDIVVLKNRELRPLIEEICADARRIYADITTKKDEEPKRQCSKKLKAAIGYIVNNEAALKTFLDSPYGLMHNNAVESRFRELDILRNSMLASDTFRGADNLALFYSLYKTAQMHGVEFETYMRKAISVMTEHMSEIEFEKDNRGTIIGYKSDSISKEVLESVMPWNLHI, translated from the coding sequence ATGGATGAGGATGGAAATCCATGCAGAGAATTTGAAAAGATGAAATGGGAGCAGGACTTGAAGGATGCCCAAAGTTTCGTAGACAAAATCTCTAATGCATTTCATATCTGTAATGATATCACTGCAAGGTGTAAGCAAAATCCATCTTTGGACATAGTTGTACTAAAGAACAGAGAGCTGCGGCCTCTGATTGAGGAAATCTGCGCAGATGCAAGAAGGATCTATGCAGATATAACCACAAAGAAAGATGAAGAGCCAAAAAGGCAATGCTCTAAAAAGTTAAAAGCAGCAATTGGTTATATTGTAAACAATGAAGCAGCTCTGAAGACTTTCCTGGATTCACCATATGGTCTGATGCATAACAATGCAGTTGAATCCAGATTCAGAGAGTTGGATATCCTGAGAAACAGTATGCTTGCCTCAGATACCTTTAGAGGAGCAGATAATCTGGCATTATTTTATTCACTATATAAAACTGCCCAGATGCACGGTGTTGAATTTGAAACATACATGAGAAAAGCTATTTCAGTTATGACCGAGCATATGAGTGAGATTGAATTTGAAAAGGATAACCGAGGCACCATCATTGGTTATAAATCCGACTCAATCTCAAAAGAGGTATTGGAAAGTGTAATGCCATGGAATTTACACATTTAA
- a CDS encoding IS4 family transposase, translating to MSSLYPRSDLSSNSLSSLLQSVLSDLEIYNLAYDTKLVVRSRLFDPAEFIHTVIGILNRDKEFTLRNIHYEYTCNMLKKGKESLSWEPFYDFLDKKQMPVFLKSLCDRLNEISIKEVLSDTKELVDALRLKLPNLTDIVIQDGSEIACNCREYKGKFEDANEAKLHRTLSLSSFTELSSSITSGVASERKEISLYKLENRLLLADAGYPSKKLFPKIAHAKGYYLIKLKSGSALEVVSYNQYNTDGTVTEFKNVKTRFNTYYRIKDEFFNKKCTFDFEVLTAEGSIQRIVAVYNEALDKHVYFATNIPKDTLDAIQIGELYRARWQVEISFRILKGFCSLKKCNTRKSGIVQSLIYLSQIVYLLKLIIGQQLQKVADTTFSPKKLVNRIKCHFIDIIELALDSAERLKLYIERHLELFKTYTKSAPSFTNRMRGKSIRHIIEVVSKTPRMPVNA from the coding sequence ATGTCCTCATTGTACCCTAGATCAGATCTTTCTTCAAATTCCCTAAGCTCATTACTACAGTCTGTATTATCAGATCTCGAAATTTATAATCTGGCTTATGACACAAAACTTGTTGTCAGAAGCCGCCTGTTTGACCCTGCTGAATTTATTCACACGGTCATTGGTATTTTAAACAGAGACAAGGAATTTACTCTCAGGAATATTCACTACGAATACACCTGCAACATGCTTAAGAAAGGTAAAGAGTCTCTATCCTGGGAGCCTTTTTACGATTTTCTTGATAAAAAGCAAATGCCAGTATTCCTTAAGTCTCTTTGTGACAGACTCAATGAAATTAGTATCAAAGAGGTTCTGTCAGATACAAAAGAGCTTGTTGATGCATTAAGGTTAAAATTGCCTAACCTTACTGATATCGTGATTCAGGACGGCAGTGAAATAGCTTGCAACTGCAGAGAGTACAAAGGCAAATTTGAAGATGCCAATGAAGCCAAACTGCATCGTACACTGTCTTTAAGTTCATTTACAGAGCTGAGTTCTTCTATAACCTCAGGAGTTGCCTCTGAGAGAAAAGAAATCAGCCTGTATAAACTTGAAAACAGACTACTGCTGGCCGATGCCGGATATCCATCAAAAAAGCTGTTTCCTAAGATAGCCCATGCAAAGGGATACTATCTTATAAAGCTCAAATCAGGTTCTGCTCTGGAAGTTGTCAGTTACAATCAGTACAACACCGATGGAACAGTTACCGAATTTAAAAATGTTAAAACAAGGTTTAATACCTACTACAGAATCAAAGATGAATTCTTTAACAAAAAATGCACCTTTGATTTTGAAGTATTAACTGCTGAAGGCTCAATACAGAGAATTGTTGCCGTATACAATGAAGCTTTGGATAAACATGTATACTTCGCAACAAATATCCCGAAGGATACTCTTGATGCCATTCAGATAGGAGAACTGTACCGAGCCAGATGGCAGGTCGAAATCTCCTTCAGAATACTTAAGGGATTCTGCTCACTCAAAAAGTGTAATACCCGTAAATCAGGTATTGTGCAGTCCCTAATTTACCTGAGCCAGATTGTTTATCTGCTCAAGCTGATTATTGGTCAGCAGCTGCAAAAAGTTGCTGATACAACCTTTTCACCAAAGAAACTGGTGAATCGTATAAAGTGCCACTTCATTGATATAATAGAATTGGCACTTGATAGCGCAGAACGCTTGAAGTTATACATTGAACGTCATCTAGAACTGTTCAAAACGTATACCAAAAGCGCTCCTAGTTTTACTAACCGCATGAGAGGTAAAAGCATTAGACATATAATTGAAGTTGTATCTAAAACTCCAAGGATGCCTGTAAATGCTTAA
- a CDS encoding IS110 family transposase — MKPKLSDYELATIAYHRDTLGVNPVAVDVASRVMQVCYYDRDKKLLKNFQLTRSKFFEFVEKAPEPLLFGIEACGSCNYLSRYFESKGHQCRIIPASKVKAFLKLDKNDKIDASGIFKAMLSSVESIPAKSLENQLLMNIFTIRDLLVKQHTQCLNAAHGILYEHGIVAGSAGVETSAKITLGFTDAQESFEHDPMSSAHFSVIKNAVFNILDNLKEQIDTINKYILKYGSSNKTCLNLTTIPGIGLQTAVALNSALGDPERFHSARAFAAYVGVAPIITGSGGKITVMGIRKSGIRSLKKSLYMGAMVYLTYAVKNGTQSSWVKDRLKTKKKKVIICAIMNRLARIAYAVVKNGEVFDESKCNLIKKLR, encoded by the coding sequence ATGAAACCTAAGCTTAGTGATTATGAACTTGCAACCATTGCTTACCATCGTGACACGCTTGGAGTAAATCCTGTTGCTGTTGATGTGGCAAGCAGAGTTATGCAGGTCTGTTACTATGACAGAGATAAGAAGCTGCTCAAAAACTTTCAGCTTACCCGCAGTAAATTCTTTGAGTTTGTGGAAAAAGCTCCTGAGCCGTTACTTTTCGGAATAGAAGCCTGTGGTTCTTGCAACTACCTTAGCAGATATTTTGAAAGCAAAGGTCATCAGTGCAGAATAATTCCGGCATCAAAGGTCAAAGCGTTCTTAAAACTTGATAAGAACGATAAGATTGATGCTTCAGGAATATTCAAGGCAATGCTGTCCTCGGTTGAAAGTATCCCTGCAAAGAGTCTTGAAAACCAGTTGCTAATGAATATCTTTACCATACGAGACCTGCTTGTAAAACAGCATACACAGTGTCTGAATGCTGCACACGGTATTCTTTATGAGCATGGTATTGTGGCAGGAAGTGCTGGTGTTGAAACATCTGCAAAGATCACTCTGGGATTTACTGATGCGCAGGAGAGCTTTGAGCATGATCCTATGTCATCAGCTCATTTCTCTGTCATCAAAAACGCTGTATTCAATATCCTCGATAACCTTAAGGAGCAGATTGATACAATCAATAAGTACATACTAAAGTACGGAAGCTCGAATAAAACCTGTCTTAATCTTACAACCATTCCTGGGATTGGTTTACAGACAGCGGTAGCATTGAATTCAGCTTTAGGTGATCCTGAGAGATTTCATAGTGCCAGAGCGTTCGCGGCCTATGTGGGAGTGGCTCCGATTATTACCGGGAGTGGCGGAAAAATTACCGTTATGGGGATTCGTAAATCAGGTATTCGCTCACTTAAGAAGAGCCTTTATATGGGAGCTATGGTATACCTGACCTACGCCGTGAAAAACGGTACACAATCGTCATGGGTTAAGGACAGGCTTAAGACCAAAAAGAAGAAAGTGATTATCTGTGCCATTATGAATCGCCTTGCCAGAATCGCTTATGCGGTGGTAAAGAACGGAGAAGTATTTGATGAGTCAAAATGTAATCTGATTAAGAAGCTGAGGTAA
- a CDS encoding transposase, whose protein sequence is MNTTNNLTTFANEINKVLVGFDLASKEIQLSLADLDGIEHDFKLSPKNFFKFITEHANQNYVFAMEACGGSNYWATLIQRLGAEVYIFPAKSCRNHNCSKNKDDKGDARGVRNALLIYKTYPNSATFKHCIIRDEVNRQEMFLVKSYSDIKSNITATNRNLIAFLREQDALKGYSYEMTPSQTIRHIRDFISEYEHCKNKVSGLCGYLERQCAMLEMYAISLAGIENEFFENYASTHQSCEKYLSVRGVGVPLAVAVSVYTQDKFDRFRNANSFVSFMQLVPVHHGTGGKNKVGKHSPEGNKILKALFYEGGNSLVVAHNKLISNNKLDDKKLDLKDKRLKIAYAKDIARQIFKVATDAPLKSEPVQELKNDPAQCNTSSEIALSTSDKKIARNKVSKFRSKLKKLENSIRSALVDPVLYEFLKDTAGEQLQSLLNSIKLSVNESTPWQNQLIAEIKSGTGYNEDCSVYEAALD, encoded by the coding sequence ATGAATACTACCAATAATCTTACAACCTTTGCAAATGAAATTAATAAGGTTTTAGTAGGTTTTGACCTGGCGTCAAAAGAAATTCAGCTAAGTCTTGCAGACTTAGATGGAATTGAACACGATTTCAAGCTTAGTCCTAAAAATTTCTTTAAGTTCATCACTGAACATGCTAATCAGAACTATGTTTTTGCCATGGAAGCCTGTGGCGGTTCAAACTACTGGGCAACTCTTATACAAAGACTTGGGGCTGAGGTATATATCTTTCCTGCAAAATCCTGTCGAAATCATAACTGCAGCAAGAACAAGGATGATAAGGGAGATGCCCGTGGTGTCAGAAATGCGCTGCTGATTTATAAAACATATCCGAACTCAGCTACCTTTAAGCACTGCATAATCAGAGATGAGGTGAACCGGCAGGAGATGTTTCTGGTTAAAAGCTATTCAGATATTAAAAGCAATATCACAGCCACAAACAGAAATCTAATAGCATTCCTCAGAGAGCAGGATGCACTTAAAGGTTACAGCTATGAGATGACACCATCTCAGACCATAAGACACATCAGAGACTTTATCAGTGAATATGAGCATTGTAAAAACAAGGTGAGCGGACTTTGCGGTTATCTGGAACGGCAATGTGCAATGCTTGAGATGTATGCCATAAGCCTTGCAGGAATTGAGAATGAATTCTTTGAAAATTATGCCAGCACCCACCAGAGCTGTGAGAAATATCTGTCGGTACGTGGCGTAGGTGTTCCGCTAGCTGTGGCGGTAAGTGTTTATACTCAGGATAAATTTGACAGATTCAGAAATGCCAACAGCTTCGTCTCGTTTATGCAGTTAGTGCCAGTGCATCACGGCACGGGAGGCAAGAACAAGGTTGGTAAACACTCCCCGGAGGGAAATAAGATTTTAAAGGCGCTTTTCTATGAAGGCGGTAACTCTCTTGTGGTGGCGCATAACAAACTCATTTCCAATAATAAGCTTGATGACAAGAAACTAGACTTAAAGGACAAGCGTCTTAAGATTGCATATGCCAAGGATATAGCCAGACAAATCTTTAAGGTGGCAACTGATGCTCCTCTTAAATCTGAACCAGTTCAAGAACTGAAAAATGATCCTGCACAATGTAATACCTCGTCAGAGATTGCTCTTTCAACATCAGATAAAAAGATCGCACGAAACAAAGTCAGTAAATTCAGATCGAAGTTAAAGAAACTTGAAAACAGTATTCGCTCTGCGCTTGTTGATCCTGTTCTTTATGAGTTTTTAAAAGACACTGCTGGGGAACAGCTGCAATCACTCTTGAACAGTATAAAACTCTCGGTAAATGAAAGTACCCCCTGGCAGAACCAGCTTATTGCAGAGATAAAGAGTGGCACAGGATATAACGAAGACTGCTCAGTTTATGAGGCGGCTTTGGACTAA
- a CDS encoding AAA family ATPase has product MKNIAQSENIEDFLDSDYIYVDKTEYIYNLTKNYKRVFFSRPRRFGKSLTLNTIGTLFEKGVDPYFKGTWIYDKWDQMKYPVLHLSFLEYSATDLSEFKRQLCLSIYKFARAQKIQDVLDDKEPNVYISNLFDAMNDGEQLVLLIDEYDRQLTANINNTEFYEKFRICIRDFYGAIKGKKQIKFMAVTGVTRLKDVSIFSVGSDIMDLSYEYAFSNMIGFTRDEIKKFYIDYLRLGVSYENNKSTDKVTDADCEEFIDRMAAHYDSYCFDRKYRNKVFSTYSVNNFLHSIVSDKEVYFGDYWYEVGGLPSILMNYMESHNLNIENLLTSEIEIPYNDFANPTSLIDINENVLMCQTGYLTLKSDLDPNDNVILGAANLEVKSALFRLLSLKVFQKNISPYSTGKNYVLEQGSVEDIISLFNEVLAALSYDKYPVDNESVLRALLQVYLIGKNHDVQVEQHNSRGRSDILVNFPKRRVVLELKYTDINSEEQKKLEDAEQQIIEKRYGFENLGDRELIQIACVFNGGKDKRQITLYKKVEK; this is encoded by the coding sequence ATGAAAAATATTGCTCAGTCAGAAAACATTGAAGATTTTTTAGATAGTGATTATATCTATGTAGATAAGACTGAATATATCTATAATCTTACAAAAAATTATAAAAGAGTTTTCTTTTCACGTCCTCGCCGTTTCGGTAAGTCTCTGACTCTAAACACCATCGGAACTCTTTTTGAAAAAGGAGTTGATCCTTATTTCAAGGGAACATGGATTTATGACAAATGGGATCAAATGAAGTATCCCGTTCTTCATTTAAGTTTTCTTGAATACTCTGCAACAGATTTATCTGAATTTAAAAGACAGCTTTGTTTATCTATCTATAAATTCGCCAGAGCTCAAAAAATACAAGATGTTCTTGATGATAAAGAACCGAATGTTTACATATCAAATCTTTTTGATGCTATGAATGATGGTGAGCAGCTGGTTCTGCTAATTGATGAATATGATCGTCAGCTAACAGCCAATATTAACAATACAGAATTTTATGAGAAGTTCAGAATCTGTATCAGAGATTTCTATGGTGCTATTAAAGGCAAAAAGCAGATTAAATTCATGGCCGTTACTGGAGTAACTCGCCTCAAAGATGTTTCTATCTTTTCTGTTGGATCAGATATTATGGACTTAAGCTATGAATACGCCTTTTCTAACATGATAGGTTTCACTAGAGATGAAATAAAAAAATTCTATATTGATTACCTAAGACTCGGCGTATCTTACGAGAATAATAAATCAACCGATAAGGTAACAGATGCAGATTGCGAAGAATTCATCGATAGAATGGCTGCGCATTATGATAGTTACTGCTTTGATAGAAAATATCGTAATAAGGTATTCTCTACCTATTCTGTTAATAATTTTCTTCATAGTATTGTTTCCGATAAAGAAGTATATTTCGGAGATTACTGGTACGAAGTTGGTGGACTTCCATCTATTCTTATGAACTATATGGAATCACACAATCTGAATATAGAGAATCTTCTGACCTCAGAGATTGAAATTCCTTATAACGATTTTGCGAACCCAACCTCTCTTATTGATATTAATGAAAATGTTCTGATGTGTCAGACCGGATACTTAACTTTAAAATCAGACCTAGATCCTAATGATAACGTGATTCTTGGTGCGGCAAATTTAGAAGTTAAATCTGCTCTATTCAGACTTTTAAGTTTAAAAGTCTTTCAGAAGAATATTTCTCCATATTCCACCGGTAAAAATTATGTTCTTGAACAAGGCTCTGTTGAAGATATTATCTCGCTTTTCAATGAAGTATTAGCAGCCCTATCTTATGATAAATATCCTGTTGATAATGAGTCTGTTCTAAGAGCACTTCTGCAGGTCTATCTGATTGGCAAGAATCATGATGTTCAAGTCGAGCAGCATAACAGCAGAGGCAGAAGTGATATTCTTGTAAACTTCCCAAAGCGCAGAGTTGTACTTGAACTGAAATACACGGATATAAATAGTGAAGAACAGAAAAAGCTTGAGGATGCGGAGCAGCAGATTATTGAAAAACGCTATGGTTTTGAAAATCTTGGAGACAGAGAGTTAATCCAAATCGCGTGCGTTTTTAATGGCGGTAAGGACAAACGTCAGATTACCTTGTACAAGAAAGTTGAAAAATAA
- a CDS encoding IS66 family transposase gives MIKFFRKRAKNSPSGTKSGEVDFSSMTKEEIAAYYEKKMQQQAENQTKIIQNLRGELTKSNEKLQNQEDTLTQTREQLSTVKQNLNNTESKLKSTLSELSFTTNELEKSKEENTKAQREISLKQAEIDQKQTEIDQKQAEIDQKQTEISKNKEEISKKQDEISKLTKTVNSFKDLMTNALDNVRERHYDFFDCLKDENIPSVDIYNLKSLNIYFEGLITTLLNSLSALYTHRNVALSLGTSEKTKKGQVLTDNNEYSSDAEAQKDGASELEKAASFTREDSDEKDFEEQSSELKVPADKIKAASVKDNPEGLTPEQVDNVILSGCTTRIKSGAEGLSEVTSLLKNSAEEIKNDTSSLNETLRKEKHYVSTTSGNTVAGIISFGGKQDITMYCEECGCQRDFKYLHKNKRINETLTADGSLQSIRKVLTSVQLVRCCTCGAQYEINPAEFTQVSFTRNSVSQVENSDNASNASGASSEHVQNISEIHSELVQNASKTDKTANESALAGTLHSGSDADSVSNTAIVQRNRKKLYRQIRNTQDAVTDNSLPSENAFIHEEGKLPVINPFGFNAEVFGHAPAFIKSKLSTALFAICGTQFSQLGAPKNRIFCYFEGNGFDLGREHLTGAINAFARAYLHSVTKQIKKDILSKCPVIIMDESTLRVNETARIKQAEGKGIKSQIWTLNSSWTSALQASWYCVSPSRSADVVIDILKNDLKNQDGSVVTKYLLTDGFAGYDAGIKELNEIEGVFLKSCRCMTHGRRGLWKYLRNNRMLDIYSQLLPEGSSFFDFKDNLEKYRQTKKGKKLTDNSVALLIIFYLINALFVIDSCVVRKHDYICTTEEFKQDLLQARNKYSRPIVDTLFDTIRLYIANNPKIIVPRVSKEGVIRFTQNKRYPESAALIYLLNYETELKRFTESADIELSTSKAERSLKLGICSRKAFMTIASEDGGHAFADYQTIVNTCILNRVPVLSYIIWLVANIKYRMQLLEREGRGCAMGLTMPKKEKYVVTHADGSVTKELIAMYDKRNVIDFDKIDVKGLAPYDYRRYLDEHNPRV, from the coding sequence ATGATTAAGTTTTTCAGAAAAAGAGCTAAGAATTCACCTTCCGGAACTAAATCCGGAGAGGTAGATTTTTCCTCAATGACTAAAGAGGAAATAGCAGCTTATTATGAAAAGAAGATGCAGCAACAGGCTGAAAATCAAACAAAAATCATTCAGAATCTCAGAGGCGAACTGACTAAAAGCAATGAAAAGCTGCAGAATCAGGAAGATACCTTAACTCAGACCCGAGAACAGCTTTCTACTGTAAAACAAAACCTCAACAATACAGAATCCAAGCTCAAATCCACTCTCAGCGAGCTTTCATTTACAACCAATGAGCTTGAAAAATCAAAGGAAGAAAATACTAAAGCTCAACGAGAGATTTCCCTAAAACAGGCAGAGATCGACCAAAAACAGACTGAAATTGACCAAAAACAGGCTGAAATCGACCAAAAACAAACAGAAATTTCCAAAAATAAAGAAGAAATTTCAAAAAAGCAGGATGAAATTTCAAAACTAACCAAAACAGTTAACAGTTTCAAAGATCTGATGACCAACGCTCTGGATAACGTCCGTGAGCGTCATTACGATTTCTTTGACTGCCTCAAGGATGAAAATATCCCATCGGTTGACATCTACAACCTCAAATCACTAAATATTTACTTTGAGGGGCTGATAACCACTCTCTTAAACAGCCTTTCTGCCCTTTACACTCATCGCAATGTAGCCCTGTCACTTGGAACTTCTGAAAAGACTAAGAAAGGACAGGTCCTGACGGATAATAATGAGTACAGTTCTGATGCAGAAGCCCAGAAGGATGGAGCTTCTGAACTTGAAAAAGCAGCTTCATTTACCCGAGAAGATAGTGATGAGAAGGATTTTGAAGAACAATCCTCTGAATTAAAGGTTCCTGCAGATAAAATAAAAGCGGCTTCTGTTAAAGACAATCCTGAGGGCCTGACACCTGAGCAGGTGGACAATGTCATTCTCTCAGGCTGTACTACCAGAATAAAATCAGGAGCTGAAGGTCTTTCAGAAGTAACCTCTCTACTTAAGAATTCAGCCGAAGAAATAAAAAATGATACCAGCAGTCTTAATGAAACCTTAAGAAAAGAAAAACACTATGTCTCCACAACCTCCGGCAATACAGTAGCAGGTATTATCTCCTTCGGCGGCAAGCAGGATATTACAATGTACTGCGAGGAATGTGGATGTCAGCGTGATTTCAAATATCTGCATAAGAACAAGCGCATTAATGAAACACTTACTGCGGATGGCAGTCTGCAGAGTATAAGAAAGGTCCTGACCTCTGTACAGCTTGTCAGGTGCTGCACCTGTGGAGCCCAGTATGAAATCAATCCTGCTGAATTTACTCAGGTAAGTTTCACCAGAAATTCTGTCTCCCAGGTTGAGAATTCAGACAATGCTTCGAATGCATCCGGGGCAAGTTCAGAACACGTTCAGAACATATCCGAGATACACTCTGAACTCGTTCAGAATGCGTCTAAGACAGATAAAACCGCTAATGAATCAGCTTTAGCAGGTACTCTGCATTCTGGTTCAGACGCAGATTCTGTAAGCAATACAGCGATAGTCCAACGCAATCGAAAGAAGCTTTACAGACAAATCAGAAACACTCAGGACGCAGTTACCGACAACAGTCTGCCATCAGAGAACGCTTTTATCCATGAAGAAGGAAAGCTTCCTGTCATCAATCCTTTCGGTTTTAACGCTGAAGTGTTTGGACATGCACCTGCCTTTATAAAATCAAAACTCTCTACAGCTTTATTTGCCATCTGCGGAACCCAGTTCTCTCAGCTTGGAGCTCCTAAGAACAGAATATTCTGTTACTTTGAAGGAAACGGCTTTGACTTGGGACGAGAGCATTTAACAGGCGCAATCAACGCCTTCGCCAGAGCTTATCTGCATTCTGTTACCAAGCAGATTAAAAAGGATATCCTGAGCAAATGTCCTGTCATTATCATGGACGAAAGCACTCTGAGGGTAAATGAGACTGCCAGGATAAAACAGGCAGAAGGCAAAGGCATTAAATCTCAAATCTGGACTCTGAATTCATCCTGGACTTCAGCATTACAGGCTTCCTGGTACTGTGTATCTCCATCCCGCAGTGCTGATGTGGTAATTGATATACTCAAGAATGATTTAAAAAATCAGGACGGCAGTGTTGTAACAAAATATCTGCTTACAGATGGCTTTGCAGGATATGATGCCGGCATCAAAGAGTTAAATGAAATTGAAGGCGTATTTCTGAAGAGCTGCCGCTGTATGACTCATGGAAGACGAGGTCTGTGGAAATACCTACGCAATAACAGAATGCTTGATATATACAGCCAGCTGTTGCCTGAAGGCTCCTCTTTCTTTGATTTCAAGGATAATCTGGAGAAGTACCGCCAGACTAAAAAAGGAAAGAAACTGACTGATAACAGTGTAGCTCTGCTGATCATATTCTATCTGATAAACGCTCTGTTTGTTATTGACTCCTGTGTAGTCAGAAAGCATGACTATATCTGCACCACCGAAGAATTTAAACAGGATTTACTCCAGGCCAGAAATAAGTATTCCCGACCAATTGTAGATACTCTGTTTGATACCATCAGACTTTATATTGCCAACAATCCTAAAATTATTGTACCTAGAGTCTCTAAGGAAGGAGTAATCAGATTTACTCAGAATAAACGTTATCCTGAATCTGCTGCCCTTATTTATCTGCTCAATTATGAAACTGAGCTTAAGCGCTTCACTGAAAGTGCGGATATTGAGCTTTCAACCTCTAAAGCAGAACGTAGTCTGAAGTTAGGTATCTGCTCAAGAAAAGCCTTCATGACAATTGCCTCTGAGGATGGCGGTCACGCCTTTGCAGATTATCAGACTATTGTTAACACCTGTATTTTAAACAGAGTTCCTGTTCTGTCCTATATAATCTGGCTGGTTGCCAATATTAAATACCGCATGCAGCTTTTAGAACGAGAAGGTCGAGGCTGTGCTATGGGACTGACGATGCCAAAGAAAGAAAAATACGTTGTGACACATGCCGATGGCTCTGTGACTAAAGAGCTTATAGCCATGTATGACAAGCGTAACGTCATAGATTTTGACAAGATTGACGTTAAAGGGCTTGCTCCATACGATTACAGAAGATACCTTGATGAACATAATCCAAGAGTCTAA